A window of Bacteroidota bacterium contains these coding sequences:
- a CDS encoding C1 family peptidase has product MKRLPLLFVVMALAITVSAQPKKDKAVFKEYKPGFYQNNILKGIEDFQNKDEQPKVDRRFKIDLTGAALPNNIDLYTKIWYNEPVSQGNTSTCWCFSTTSYFETEIYRLTKQKVKLSEMYTVYWEYVEKARRFVQERGNSAFSEGSEGNAVTRIWKKYGIVPEADYTGLKPGQTYHTHEKMFEEMNGYLTSVKESNAWNEEIVIANIKSILNFYLGVPPTKVIAESKEMTPQDYLNNVLKLKLDDYIDVTSILEKPYWKQVEYDVPDNWWHSADYYNLPLDDYMKVVKAAIRAGYGLAIGGDVSEPGFETSTQVAIVPTFDIPSEYIDESARQMRFSNQTTTDDHGIHLVGYYEKDGKDWYLIKDSGSGSRNNGKDSKNFGHYFFSEDYVKLKMMDFMVHKDMMKDYLPRFK; this is encoded by the coding sequence ATGAAAAGACTACCCCTATTATTTGTTGTTATGGCACTCGCCATTACAGTGAGCGCTCAGCCGAAAAAAGACAAAGCTGTTTTTAAGGAATACAAGCCCGGCTTTTATCAAAATAACATCCTTAAAGGAATTGAGGATTTCCAGAACAAAGACGAGCAACCCAAAGTTGACCGCCGCTTCAAGATTGACCTCACGGGCGCTGCTCTTCCGAACAACATTGACCTTTATACTAAAATATGGTACAACGAGCCGGTTTCACAGGGTAACACAAGTACCTGCTGGTGTTTTTCAACCACCTCGTATTTTGAAACTGAAATTTACCGCCTCACCAAACAGAAGGTGAAATTATCGGAGATGTACACGGTTTACTGGGAATATGTTGAAAAGGCACGTCGTTTTGTTCAGGAGCGCGGCAACAGTGCATTCAGCGAAGGTTCTGAGGGCAATGCCGTAACACGTATCTGGAAAAAATACGGGATTGTTCCTGAAGCGGATTATACCGGATTGAAACCGGGACAGACGTATCATACACACGAAAAAATGTTCGAAGAAATGAACGGATATCTTACCAGTGTAAAGGAATCCAATGCATGGAATGAAGAAATTGTAATCGCCAACATTAAAAGTATCTTGAATTTTTATCTGGGCGTTCCTCCCACAAAAGTTATTGCCGAAAGCAAAGAAATGACACCTCAGGATTATCTTAATAATGTGCTCAAGCTGAAGCTCGACGATTACATTGATGTTACTTCAATTCTTGAAAAGCCTTACTGGAAGCAGGTTGAATACGACGTTCCCGATAACTGGTGGCACAGTGCCGATTATTATAATCTTCCGCTTGACGATTATATGAAAGTTGTTAAAGCGGCCATCCGTGCCGGATATGGTCTGGCCATTGGGGGCGATGTGTCGGAACCCGGATTTGAAACATCCACGCAAGTGGCTATTGTGCCTACCTTCGATATTCCGTCTGAATACATTGATGAATCAGCGCGGCAGATGCGTTTCAGCAATCAAACAACTACCGACGATCACGGCATTCATCTGGTTGGGTATTACGAAAAAGACGGAAAAGACTGGTATCTGATAAAAGATTCAGGCTCCGGTTCACGCAATAACGGTAAAGACAGCAAGAATTTTGGTCATTACTTTTTCAGTGAAGACTATGTGAAGTTGAAAATGATGGACTTCATGGTTCATAAAGATATGATGAAAGACTATCTGCCCAGGTTCAAATAA
- a CDS encoding cyclic 2,3-diphosphoglycerate synthase: MKRKNVIIIGAAGRDFHNFNTYFRDVEEYNVLAFTAAQIPDIDGRKYPKELAGKLYPEGIPIFAESDLPKLIKDLDIDICVFAYSDVPYPRVMNMSAIVNTAGADFMLLGPKQTQVKSTKPLIAVCAVRTGCGKSQTSRRVIEILMEQGLKVVAIRHPMPYGDLNAQKVQRFATVEDLKKHKCTIEEMEEYEPHVVRGNVIYAGVDYEAILREAEKEADVILWDGGNNDFSFYKTDLFITVADPHRPGHEVNYYPGEATLRMADVVVINKIDSAAPESIQIVRDNIAKVNPKAIVIDGASPLTVDKPELIRGKRVLVIEDGPTLTHGEMKIGAGCVAAMKYGAAELVDPRQYAVGKLAETFKIYPNIGTLLPAMGYGEQQVKDLEKTIANTPCDAVVIATPIDLSRIVKIDKPCVKVGYDLQEIGHPDLDDVLCTFLKKHDLAKKGCSCCG, encoded by the coding sequence ATGAAGCGTAAAAATGTTATCATTATCGGTGCGGCCGGAAGAGATTTTCACAATTTCAATACGTACTTCCGCGACGTAGAAGAGTACAATGTCCTTGCCTTTACCGCAGCTCAGATTCCAGACATTGACGGCAGAAAATATCCTAAAGAACTTGCCGGTAAACTTTATCCCGAAGGTATTCCCATCTTCGCCGAGAGCGACCTTCCCAAGCTCATCAAAGATCTTGACATTGACATCTGCGTTTTCGCTTACAGCGATGTACCTTATCCCCGCGTAATGAACATGAGCGCTATCGTTAACACAGCCGGCGCCGACTTCATGCTTCTCGGACCCAAACAAACACAGGTTAAGAGCACCAAGCCGCTTATTGCTGTTTGTGCTGTTCGTACCGGTTGCGGCAAAAGCCAGACTTCACGCAGGGTTATTGAAATTTTAATGGAACAGGGTCTCAAAGTGGTGGCTATCCGTCACCCGATGCCTTACGGCGACCTGAACGCACAGAAAGTTCAGCGTTTTGCTACCGTTGAAGATTTGAAAAAACACAAATGCACCATCGAGGAAATGGAAGAATACGAACCCCATGTAGTTCGCGGAAACGTGATCTATGCCGGTGTTGACTACGAAGCCATTCTCCGCGAAGCAGAAAAAGAAGCTGACGTAATCCTGTGGGATGGCGGCAACAACGACTTCTCTTTCTACAAAACAGACCTTTTCATTACCGTAGCCGATCCTCATCGTCCGGGTCATGAAGTAAATTATTATCCCGGCGAAGCTACGTTGCGCATGGCCGACGTTGTTGTTATCAACAAAATTGACAGCGCCGCTCCCGAAAGCATTCAGATAGTTCGCGACAATATTGCCAAGGTTAATCCTAAAGCTATTGTTATTGACGGAGCGTCACCGCTTACCGTTGACAAACCCGAATTGATCCGCGGCAAAAGAGTGCTCGTTATCGAAGACGGTCCCACGCTTACACACGGTGAGATGAAAATTGGTGCAGGCTGCGTTGCCGCTATGAAATACGGTGCTGCCGAACTGGTAGACCCGAGACAATATGCTGTTGGCAAACTCGCTGAGACATTCAAAATTTACCCGAATATCGGAACATTGCTTCCGGCTATGGGTTATGGCGAACAGCAGGTAAAGGATCTGGAAAAAACTATTGCCAACACTCCCTGTGATGCAGTAGTGATTGCCACTCCTATTGACCTGAGCCGCATTGTTAAAATAGACAAACCCTGTGTAAAGGTTGGTTACGACCTTCAGGAAATTGGCCATCCCGACCTGGACGATGTTCTTTGTACGTTTTTAAAGAAACATGACCTGGCGAAAAAAGGATGTTCCTGCTGCGGTTAA
- the pyrB gene encoding aspartate carbamoyltransferase, translating to MKNRSLISIDDLSRDEYFQILDAAEAFEKNPNQDILKGKIVATLFFEPSTRTRLSFESAVNRMGGRVIGFSDPSGSSVQKGESLKDTILTVCSYSDLIVIRHPKEGSARYASEVGSVPVINAGDGSNQHPTQCLLDLYSIRKTQGTLDNLNIAFVGDLKHGRTVHSLAIAMTHFNCTYHLVSPPELKLPSSVKMHIKEKGLPYHQYTGMDEAMKKADIIYMTRIQRERFSDPIEYEKVKDSYNLNRAMLSVCKPNAKVLHPLPRVKEINIDVDDTQQAYYFTQALNGVFVRQAILKLILGV from the coding sequence ATGAAAAACAGAAGCCTTATATCCATTGATGACTTAAGCCGCGACGAATATTTTCAGATACTTGATGCCGCGGAAGCTTTTGAGAAAAATCCAAATCAGGATATCCTGAAAGGAAAAATTGTAGCGACCTTATTTTTTGAACCATCAACACGTACGCGCCTGAGTTTTGAAAGTGCGGTGAACCGGATGGGCGGCCGCGTAATCGGCTTTTCAGACCCGTCGGGAAGCAGCGTGCAGAAAGGCGAATCGCTGAAAGATACCATACTCACCGTATGCAGCTACAGCGACCTGATTGTAATCCGGCACCCCAAAGAAGGAAGTGCGCGCTACGCAAGCGAAGTTGGCTCAGTGCCTGTAATAAATGCAGGCGACGGTTCCAACCAGCATCCTACACAGTGCCTGCTCGACCTGTACAGCATTCGCAAAACCCAGGGCACACTCGACAACCTGAACATTGCATTTGTGGGCGACCTCAAACACGGGCGTACCGTGCACTCACTGGCCATCGCGATGACGCATTTCAACTGTACGTATCATCTGGTATCGCCCCCTGAGCTGAAATTGCCAAGCTCGGTAAAGATGCATATCAAGGAAAAAGGTCTTCCGTATCATCAATATACAGGCATGGACGAAGCGATGAAAAAAGCCGATATCATTTATATGACACGTATACAGCGTGAGCGTTTTTCCGACCCCATTGAATATGAAAAAGTAAAAGATTCATATAATCTGAACCGTGCCATGCTTAGTGTGTGCAAGCCCAATGCTAAAGTGCTGCATCCGCTGCCCCGCGTGAAAGAAATCAATATTGATGTGGACGATACTCAACAGGCATATTACTTTACACAAGCGCTTAACGGTGTTTTTGTGAGGCAGGCAATACTTAAACTTATATTGGGAGTATAA
- the pyrI gene encoding aspartate carbamoyltransferase regulatory subunit, with product MVTENKSAKELVVSAIENGTVIDHIPTQSVFRVISILNLDKVENQVLFGTGLDSRKYGKKGIVKISNRFFEPDEINKIALVAPTATLIIIRNFRVTEKKKVEVPDEIHQFVKCVNPNCITNHEAVVTHFSIVDKTEMKLKCRYCEKITERKNMTFL from the coding sequence ATGGTAACAGAAAATAAATCGGCGAAAGAACTTGTGGTCTCAGCTATAGAAAACGGGACCGTAATTGACCACATCCCGACTCAAAGCGTGTTTCGTGTAATCAGCATTCTGAACCTGGACAAGGTGGAGAATCAGGTGTTGTTCGGAACCGGTCTCGACAGTCGCAAATACGGCAAAAAGGGCATTGTAAAAATCAGCAACCGCTTCTTCGAACCCGATGAAATAAACAAAATTGCGCTGGTAGCTCCTACTGCCACACTCATTATAATCCGCAATTTCAGGGTAACCGAAAAGAAAAAGGTGGAAGTTCCCGATGAGATACACCAGTTTGTGAAGTGTGTTAATCCTAACTGCATCACCAATCACGAAGCTGTTGTAACACATTTCAGCATTGTTGATAAAACTGAAATGAAACTGAAATGCCGTTATTGCGAAAAGATAACCGAACGGAAAAATATGACATTTCTATAA